The stretch of DNA AATATTTATAAATAGATCGCTTTTGAAAAAGCTCAATAGCATCGGCAAGTGACCTTGAAGAAATGCTCTACGCTTGTTCTTCACAAAGTCACTTGCCTCAGAGGTTTAGCTTATTCGTGAACGTCTATCATAACCTTCATGGCGTGATCCCTTTGTTTTTCTATATACTCATAAGCTTTCAGATATTCTTTAAAGGGAAAGTGGTTTGTGATAAGGGGTTTGAGGCTTACTTTTTTCTGCTGGATCATTTCAATGGCTTTTATATAATCTTCTTCCATGTACATCAATGTCCCTATCAGCCTTAATTCTCTATCCTGCACCAGGCCCATATCCACGTTGACTTTCTGGCCAAACACTCCCACCACAATGATGTCTGTCCCTTTACGGGCACAATTTATCGCCTGCTCTATAGTAGAATTTACTCCCACGCATTCTAAGATCAGATCAGCTCTGTCCGGACCAAAGTTTTCTATCAATGCCTCCCTAAGATCCTTTTTGTCGGGGTTTACGCAAAAGTCTATGCCACACTTCTCAGCGATACCCAGGCGATAATCGCTCAGATCCGTTATCATGACTTTTTCTGCTCCCATCCCCTTAGCCGACTGAGCAACCAGGTTCCCTATAGGTCCTGCACCTAATACCAGAACTTTCTTGCCATTGATATCGCTGCTCCTCCTCAAAGCGTGGACAGCTACGGCCAAAGGTTCTACCATTGCTCCTTCATCGTAGCTGATGCCATCAGGAAGCCTTAAAACTTTTTTAGAATCCACAGCAAAATATTCAGAGGCCATTCCAGTGGTCTGAAAACCCATCACCTTGAGCTCTTCGCATATGTTATACCTTCCATGGGTGCAAGGATAACACCTGCCGCAATAGACCTGAGGCTGTACTGTAACCGCATCTCCTACTTTTAAACCCGTTACATTAGAACCCAGTTTCACTATCTGGCCAGATACCTCATGACCCTGGACTACAGGATAACCTGTATAGGGATGCGTGCCATGGTAGACATGGATATCCGAGCCGCATATGCCTATCCTCATTATCTTTATCAACACTTCATTGTCCCCAATTTCTGGAACAGGAATTTCCCGAAATTCTATTTTACCTGGGGACGTCATAACCGCCTGAATCATAAATAACCGCCCCTCCTTTAACTCTTTTGTGCTTATAAAAATTAATGACCATTGTTTGAAATTAATTTTAATTTTAGTATGTTGTTTTTGTCATAAATCCTCGATAAATTTGCACCTACCAGCTCTACAATCACTATCTCCGCCAGATATAATACCCTACAACCTTCTTCCAAATGGCCGGAATAAGCCTTTTCTCTGTCTGCCACCACAGCGTGCAAATGGGGTTTGCCATCCGCTATGACCCCATCTATTGATGAAAGCTCCAGCGGTTTGTCCTCCCACCTCTCAAAATGCTCCACAGGCGGATAGCCTGTGGTGGTGACCATATGCAAGATACAACGATCTAATGTGCCAATGGCCGATACTACCACCGCATCCCTGATGCCCTCTTTTTTTATCAAGTCATTTATACTTTCTAAAACATAATCTCCCTGATCCAGCCTTAAAACAAACGCTCTACCGATTTTAGGTACGGAAAAATACTCCAAATTAAGACACCTCCAATTGAAATTATATATCCATCACCTCAATATACTCTTTCATTTTCTTAATTCTCGCTTTAAATGCGTCATATAATTGTTCAGCAGTTTCCTCAATAGTTCTCTGTGAATTCGT from Caldanaerobius fijiensis DSM 17918 encodes:
- a CDS encoding zinc-dependent alcohol dehydrogenase codes for the protein MIQAVMTSPGKIEFREIPVPEIGDNEVLIKIMRIGICGSDIHVYHGTHPYTGYPVVQGHEVSGQIVKLGSNVTGLKVGDAVTVQPQVYCGRCYPCTHGRYNICEELKVMGFQTTGMASEYFAVDSKKVLRLPDGISYDEGAMVEPLAVAVHALRRSSDINGKKVLVLGAGPIGNLVAQSAKGMGAEKVMITDLSDYRLGIAEKCGIDFCVNPDKKDLREALIENFGPDRADLILECVGVNSTIEQAINCARKGTDIIVVGVFGQKVNVDMGLVQDRELRLIGTLMYMEEDYIKAIEMIQQKKVSLKPLITNHFPFKEYLKAYEYIEKQRDHAMKVMIDVHE
- a CDS encoding PPC domain-containing DNA-binding protein, whose translation is MEYFSVPKIGRAFVLRLDQGDYVLESINDLIKKEGIRDAVVVSAIGTLDRCILHMVTTTGYPPVEHFERWEDKPLELSSIDGVIADGKPHLHAVVADREKAYSGHLEEGCRVLYLAEIVIVELVGANLSRIYDKNNILKLKLISNNGH